The Pseudomonas parafulva genome includes a window with the following:
- the gcvP gene encoding aminomethyl-transferring glycine dehydrogenase → MTINLGTANEFIARHIGPRSEDEQAMLATLGFDSLEAMTDAVIPASIKGTSVLGTDDGHSEADALAALKAIAGKNQLFKSYIGQGYYNTHTPAPILRNLLENPAWYTAYTPYQPEISQGRLEALLNFQTLISDLTGLPIANASLLDEATAAAEAMTFCKRLSKNKASNRFFASMHCHPQTLDVLRTRAEPLGIEVLVGDEQALDDASPFFGALLQYPASTGGIFDYREVVQRFHHANALVAVAADLLALTLLTPPGEFEADVAIGSAQRFGVPLGFGGPHAAYFATRDAFKRDMPGRLVGVSIDRFGKTALRLAMQTREQHIRREKATSNICTAQVLLANIASMFAVYHGPEGLKRIAQRTHSLTAILAQGLRAMAVPVVSDTAFDTLTLATGDATHGLHEKARAQGINLRQVDAGHVGVSLDETTTPADVQALWQLFGAGQTQPDFQALAASSGTLLPEALLRRSTFLEHPVFNRYHSETELMRYLRKLADKDLALDRSMIPLGSCTMKLNAASEMIPVTWAEFGNLHPFAPAQQSQGYLQLTSELEAMLCAATGYDAVSLQPNAGSQGEYAGLLAIRAYHRSRNEGHRDICLIPSSAHGTNPATANMAGMQVVVTACDARGNVDVADLRAKAIEHRERLAALMITYPSTHGVFEEAIGEICAIVHDNGGQVYIDGANMNAMVGLCAPGKFGGDVSHLNLHKTFCIPHGGGGPGVGPIGVKSHLAPFLPGHAALGTAEGAVCAAPFGSASILPITWMYIRMMGGAGLKRASQMAILNANYIARRLEEHYPVLYTGSNGLVAHECILDLRPLKDSSGITVDDVAKRLIDYGFHAPTMSFPVAGTLMIEPTESESREELDRFCEAMVQIREEIRAVEDGTLDKDDNPLKNAPHTAAELVGEWAHGYSREQAVYPLPGLVQSKYWPPVSRVDNVFGDRNLVCACPSIESYQDV, encoded by the coding sequence ATGACGATCAACCTCGGCACTGCCAATGAGTTCATTGCCCGTCACATCGGGCCACGCAGCGAAGACGAGCAGGCCATGCTCGCCACTCTGGGCTTCGATTCACTGGAGGCCATGACCGACGCCGTCATCCCCGCCAGCATCAAGGGTACCAGCGTGCTGGGCACGGACGATGGGCACAGCGAAGCGGATGCGCTCGCCGCCCTGAAGGCCATCGCCGGCAAGAACCAGCTTTTCAAAAGTTACATAGGCCAGGGTTACTACAACACCCACACGCCCGCGCCCATCCTGCGCAATCTGCTGGAAAACCCGGCCTGGTACACCGCGTACACGCCCTACCAGCCAGAAATTTCCCAGGGCCGGCTGGAAGCCTTGCTCAATTTCCAGACCCTGATCAGCGACCTCACAGGGTTACCGATCGCCAATGCTTCGCTGCTCGATGAAGCCACGGCGGCTGCCGAAGCCATGACGTTCTGCAAGCGCCTGTCGAAGAACAAGGCCAGCAACCGCTTCTTTGCCTCGATGCATTGCCACCCGCAGACCCTCGATGTACTGCGTACCCGCGCAGAGCCCTTGGGCATCGAGGTGCTGGTGGGCGACGAGCAGGCGCTCGATGATGCCAGCCCATTCTTCGGCGCTTTGCTGCAGTACCCCGCCAGCACCGGTGGTATCTTCGATTACCGGGAGGTGGTGCAGCGGTTCCATCACGCCAATGCGTTGGTGGCCGTGGCGGCAGACCTGCTGGCCTTGACTCTGTTGACCCCACCTGGCGAGTTCGAGGCCGACGTGGCCATCGGCAGCGCCCAGCGCTTTGGTGTGCCCCTGGGCTTCGGCGGGCCGCATGCGGCCTACTTCGCGACCCGCGATGCCTTCAAGCGCGACATGCCAGGGCGCCTGGTCGGCGTGTCGATAGACCGCTTCGGCAAGACGGCCCTGCGCTTGGCCATGCAGACACGTGAGCAGCACATTCGCCGCGAAAAGGCCACCAGCAACATCTGCACCGCCCAGGTGCTGCTTGCCAATATTGCCAGCATGTTCGCCGTCTATCACGGCCCTGAAGGCCTCAAGCGCATTGCCCAACGTACCCACAGCCTGACCGCCATCCTGGCACAGGGCCTGCGGGCAATGGCTGTGCCGGTCGTGAGCGACACGGCATTCGATACCCTGACCCTGGCTACCGGCGATGCCACCCACGGCCTGCACGAGAAAGCGCGCGCCCAAGGCATCAACCTGCGCCAGGTCGATGCCGGCCATGTAGGTGTATCGCTGGACGAAACCACCACTCCGGCCGATGTGCAGGCGCTGTGGCAGCTGTTCGGCGCTGGTCAAACGCAGCCTGACTTCCAGGCGCTGGCCGCCAGCAGCGGTACACTACTGCCCGAGGCCTTGCTGCGTCGTTCGACGTTCCTCGAACACCCCGTGTTCAACCGCTACCACAGCGAAACGGAGTTGATGCGCTACCTGCGCAAGCTGGCCGACAAGGACCTGGCCCTGGACCGCAGCATGATCCCGCTGGGCTCGTGCACCATGAAGCTCAACGCGGCCAGCGAAATGATCCCGGTCACCTGGGCAGAATTCGGCAACCTGCACCCCTTCGCCCCAGCGCAGCAGAGCCAGGGCTACTTGCAATTGACGTCGGAGTTGGAGGCCATGCTCTGCGCAGCCACGGGCTACGATGCCGTATCGCTGCAACCCAACGCCGGTTCTCAGGGCGAGTACGCGGGCCTATTGGCGATCCGCGCCTATCATCGCAGCCGTAACGAAGGGCATCGCGATATCTGCCTGATCCCTTCTTCAGCCCATGGCACCAACCCGGCAACGGCCAACATGGCCGGCATGCAGGTGGTGGTCACGGCCTGCGACGCGCGCGGCAACGTTGACGTCGCCGACCTGCGTGCCAAGGCCATCGAGCACCGCGAACGCCTGGCGGCGCTGATGATCACCTACCCGTCCACCCATGGGGTGTTCGAGGAAGCGATCGGCGAGATTTGCGCCATCGTCCACGACAACGGCGGCCAGGTTTACATCGACGGCGCCAACATGAACGCCATGGTCGGCCTGTGCGCGCCGGGCAAGTTCGGGGGCGATGTGTCGCACCTGAACCTGCACAAGACCTTCTGCATTCCCCATGGCGGCGGTGGGCCGGGCGTAGGGCCGATCGGCGTGAAATCGCACCTGGCGCCCTTCCTGCCGGGCCATGCCGCCCTGGGCACTGCCGAAGGCGCGGTATGCGCCGCACCCTTCGGCAGCGCCAGCATCCTGCCGATCACCTGGATGTACATTCGCATGATGGGGGGCGCGGGGCTCAAGCGGGCTTCGCAGATGGCCATCCTCAATGCCAACTACATCGCTCGCCGCCTGGAGGAGCACTACCCGGTGCTGTACACCGGCAGCAATGGCCTGGTCGCCCATGAGTGCATCCTGGACCTGCGCCCGCTCAAGGACAGCAGTGGCATCACCGTCGACGACGTGGCCAAGCGCCTGATCGACTACGGCTTCCATGCCCCGACCATGTCGTTCCCGGTGGCAGGCACACTGATGATCGAGCCGACCGAAAGCGAATCCCGGGAAGAGCTGGACAGGTTCTGCGAAGCCATGGTCCAGATCCGCGAGGAAATCCGCGCGGTAGAGGACGGCACGCTGGACAAGGACGACAACCCGCTCAAGAACGCGCCGCACACCGCAGCGGAACTGGTGGGCGAATGGGCCCATGGCTACTCCCGCGAGCAAGCGGTCTACCCGCTGCCTGGCCTGGTGCAAAGCAAGTACTGGCCGCCTGTGAGCCGGGTCGACAACGTCTTTGGCGACCGCAACCTGGTCTGTGCCTGCCCGTCGATCGAAAGCTACCAGGACGTCTGA
- a CDS encoding S-type pyocin domain-containing protein has product MAQTLEHDVALVKQTLGPPPASTAGMLAHDIAARNLLIARKVEDRHVQTEVADRYFGSTPLGKTRKDYIDATYRWFEKGVVRKDDLRTLIQESFTAAYQTQLRDAEIQMLQGQIGALQHALAQAEAQALADAQAQRIAEAQARAQAEAQARAEAQARARAEAQAQACAQEQALKQAQALAKAKAEAEAIAREAAAKAAAEKALAEQTLKQANTYPVPLAIAKAQAHLSLSAGATPVSLAAGVSLGAAVRGAICALNAASLEAVATPFLIGIAALLHAPKLGNGERKAKVLPLGNYLLSVPLTELSIELDSAAQTQAVERAVIDLPLRMGEVQTLGGPIELFVANTDGQVIPSAVPVLKAAYDAQSGQYTVVTDDVPPRTLTWTPAIEPTDSSTSLPPAPPSPTHLIGPILEPLQGRLDTYPDLPDLGFDDVVIIFPSDSGLPPLYVMFKSRRNMPGVVKGKGQLITGTFLTAGSREGVPVPQQVASKLRGKKFSSWAAFRRRLWQTIGRSPLFESEFTPAELLSMRRGLAPLAELDERVGKKIKYEIHHVKRIADGRDVYDIDNLRIVSPKFHQSLHKRNRNDA; this is encoded by the coding sequence GTGGCTCAAACCCTCGAGCATGATGTCGCTTTGGTAAAACAGACGCTAGGGCCGCCACCCGCGTCTACCGCCGGCATGCTCGCACACGACATTGCCGCACGTAACCTGTTGATCGCGCGTAAAGTTGAAGACCGTCATGTTCAGACTGAAGTAGCAGACCGATATTTTGGATCGACGCCACTGGGCAAGACGCGAAAAGACTATATCGACGCCACCTACAGATGGTTTGAAAAAGGTGTCGTGCGAAAGGACGATTTGCGCACGCTGATCCAGGAATCGTTCACGGCTGCCTATCAAACGCAACTGCGCGATGCCGAAATTCAAATGCTCCAGGGTCAAATCGGCGCATTGCAGCACGCGCTTGCACAAGCCGAGGCGCAGGCGCTCGCTGACGCGCAGGCGCAGCGGATAGCCGAGGCTCAGGCACGCGCCCAGGCTGAGGCACAGGCACGTGCCGAGGCTCAAGCACGGGCACGTGCTGAGGCCCAAGCCCAGGCATGCGCTCAGGAGCAGGCCCTCAAACAAGCACAGGCCCTGGCAAAAGCAAAAGCCGAGGCCGAGGCTATTGCGCGTGAAGCCGCCGCCAAAGCCGCCGCTGAAAAAGCCCTGGCCGAGCAAACCCTCAAACAGGCCAATACCTACCCAGTGCCGCTGGCCATCGCAAAGGCACAGGCGCATCTCAGCCTGTCCGCTGGCGCTACGCCGGTTAGCCTCGCTGCTGGCGTTTCGCTTGGAGCCGCTGTACGCGGTGCCATCTGCGCGTTGAACGCCGCCTCGTTGGAAGCGGTTGCCACCCCGTTCCTGATCGGCATTGCCGCACTGTTGCATGCGCCCAAGCTGGGTAATGGGGAGCGCAAGGCAAAGGTGTTGCCGCTTGGCAACTATCTGCTGAGTGTGCCCCTGACCGAATTGTCGATCGAGCTTGATTCCGCCGCTCAAACGCAGGCGGTCGAGCGGGCAGTGATCGACCTGCCGTTGCGCATGGGCGAGGTGCAGACGCTGGGCGGGCCAATCGAACTGTTCGTGGCCAATACCGATGGCCAGGTGATCCCTTCTGCAGTGCCCGTATTGAAGGCCGCTTACGACGCCCAGAGCGGTCAGTACACGGTCGTCACCGACGATGTGCCGCCCAGAACCCTGACCTGGACACCGGCGATCGAACCGACAGACAGTTCGACAAGCCTGCCACCTGCACCGCCGTCTCCTACCCACCTCATTGGCCCCATCCTCGAACCCCTTCAAGGGCGGTTGGACACGTATCCGGACTTGCCGGACTTAGGGTTCGATGACGTTGTCATCATATTCCCAAGCGACTCCGGGCTGCCACCGCTCTACGTGATGTTCAAGAGCCGTCGGAACATGCCGGGGGTGGTGAAAGGTAAAGGACAGCTGATCACAGGCACCTTTTTGACGGCGGGGAGCCGCGAGGGGGTGCCGGTTCCGCAGCAAGTTGCCAGTAAATTGAGGGGTAAGAAGTTTAGCAGTTGGGCGGCGTTCAGGCGTCGCCTGTGGCAGACTATTGGAAGAAGCCCGTTGTTCGAGAGCGAGTTTACGCCAGCTGAATTGTTAAGTATGCGCAGGGGGCTTGCGCCGTTGGCAGAACTTGACGAGCGAGTTGGAAAAAAGATCAAATATGAAATTCACCATGTGAAACGTATTGCTGATGGCAGAGATGTGTATGACATTGACAACCTGAGAATAGTATCACCAAAATTCCATCAGTCCCTGCATAAGCGGAATCGAAACGATGCCTAA
- the lptF gene encoding LPS export ABC transporter permease LptF, translating to MIVFRYLSREVLVTLSAVSAVLLVIIMSGRFIKYLAQAAQGVLDPGVLFLIMGFRLPGFLQLILPLGLFLGILLAYGRLYLESEMTVLSATGMSQQRLLAMTMAPAALVALLVAWLSLSLAPLGVAQVQKIISQQDALTEFDTLVPGRFQTLRDGSRVTYTEQLSDDRVNLGGVFISEKRFNQDKTKDRAPSVLVAERGHQEIQADGNRYLVLENGYRYDGNPGQADYRAIKYDTYGVLLPKPEVSEEVTEREAIPTTDLFGAQDLRERAELQWRLSLPILVFIVTLLAVPLSRANPRQGRFLKLLPAILLYMAYLTMLISVRGALEKGKLPIALGMWWVHGLFLLIGLGLMYWEPLRLKRAARRAEVARG from the coding sequence TTGATCGTCTTTCGTTATCTATCCCGCGAGGTCCTGGTGACCTTGAGCGCCGTCAGTGCAGTGCTGTTGGTGATCATCATGAGCGGGCGCTTCATCAAATACCTGGCCCAGGCTGCACAGGGGGTGCTCGACCCTGGCGTCCTGTTCCTGATCATGGGGTTCCGCCTGCCGGGCTTCCTGCAACTGATCCTGCCGCTGGGGTTGTTCCTGGGTATTCTGCTGGCCTATGGCCGGCTGTACCTGGAAAGCGAAATGACCGTGCTGTCGGCCACCGGCATGAGCCAGCAGCGCCTGCTGGCCATGACTATGGCGCCTGCGGCACTGGTGGCGCTGCTGGTGGCCTGGTTGAGCCTGAGCCTGGCACCCCTGGGCGTGGCCCAGGTGCAGAAGATCATCAGCCAGCAGGATGCCCTGACCGAATTCGACACTTTGGTGCCGGGCCGCTTCCAGACCCTGCGCGATGGTTCGCGGGTGACCTACACCGAGCAGCTTTCCGATGACCGGGTAAACCTGGGCGGCGTGTTCATCTCGGAAAAACGCTTCAACCAGGACAAGACCAAGGACCGCGCCCCGTCGGTGCTGGTGGCCGAGCGCGGGCACCAGGAAATCCAGGCTGACGGCAACCGTTACCTGGTGCTCGAAAACGGCTACCGCTACGACGGCAACCCAGGCCAGGCCGACTACCGCGCCATCAAGTACGACACCTATGGCGTGTTGTTGCCCAAGCCTGAAGTCAGCGAGGAGGTCACCGAGCGCGAGGCGATCCCCACCACCGATCTGTTCGGTGCCCAGGATTTGCGAGAGCGCGCCGAACTGCAATGGCGCCTGTCCCTGCCGATCCTGGTGTTCATCGTGACCCTGCTTGCCGTGCCGCTGTCGCGGGCCAACCCCCGGCAGGGGCGGTTCCTCAAGCTGCTGCCAGCCATCCTCCTGTACATGGCGTACCTGACAATGCTGATTTCCGTGCGCGGTGCACTCGAGAAGGGCAAGTTGCCCATCGCCCTTGGCATGTGGTGGGTGCATGGGCTGTTCCTGCTCATCGGCTTGGGCCTGATGTACTGGGAACCCCTTCGCCTCAAGCGCGCAGCCCGTCGTGCGGAGGTGGCCCGTGGCTAA
- the lptG gene encoding LPS export ABC transporter permease LptG — translation MAKLDRYIGQSVLVAILAVLGIILGLASLFAFIDEMGDLSDTYTVLEAGKYVLLTAPRRLYDMLPMAALIGCLIGLGTLASSSELTIMRAAGVSIGRIVWAVMKPMLVLMLVGLLIGEYVAPVTENKAQADRSLAQGGGEAQSSKRGMWHRQGEEFVHINSVQPNGLLLGVTRYRFDDQRKIISSSFARRARYENDHWLLTDVRTTLFHGDRTEVVQNPEEQWDVSVTPQLLNTVVLAPESLSITGLWDYIHYLSDQGLNNARYWLAFWTKVLQPAITAALVLMAISFIFGPLRSVTLGQRVFTGVLVGFVFRIAQDLLGPSSQVFGFPPLLAVVLPAGICAVAGLWLLRRAG, via the coding sequence GTGGCTAAGCTCGATCGTTATATCGGCCAGAGCGTGCTGGTGGCTATCCTGGCTGTGCTGGGCATCATCCTGGGGCTGGCCTCGCTGTTTGCCTTCATCGACGAAATGGGCGACCTGAGCGATACCTACACGGTGCTCGAAGCAGGCAAGTATGTGCTACTTACCGCGCCGCGGCGGCTGTATGACATGCTGCCGATGGCGGCGCTGATCGGCTGCCTGATCGGCCTGGGTACGCTGGCCAGCAGCAGTGAGCTGACCATCATGCGCGCCGCTGGGGTGTCGATCGGTCGTATCGTCTGGGCGGTGATGAAACCGATGCTGGTGCTGATGCTGGTTGGTCTGCTGATCGGCGAATACGTGGCACCGGTCACCGAAAACAAAGCCCAGGCCGATCGCTCCCTGGCCCAGGGTGGCGGTGAAGCGCAAAGCTCCAAGCGTGGCATGTGGCACCGGCAGGGCGAGGAGTTCGTGCACATCAACTCCGTGCAGCCCAACGGCCTTCTGCTGGGTGTGACCCGCTACCGGTTCGACGACCAGCGCAAGATCATCAGCTCCAGCTTTGCGCGCCGGGCGCGTTACGAAAACGATCACTGGCTGCTGACCGATGTGCGCACCACACTGTTCCATGGCGACCGTACCGAAGTCGTGCAAAACCCTGAAGAACAATGGGATGTGTCGGTCACGCCGCAGTTGCTCAACACGGTGGTGCTGGCGCCTGAATCGCTGTCGATCACCGGCCTGTGGGACTACATCCACTACCTGTCCGACCAAGGGCTGAACAACGCCCGCTACTGGCTGGCCTTCTGGACCAAAGTCCTGCAACCGGCCATTACGGCAGCCCTGGTACTCATGGCCATTTCGTTCATTTTCGGGCCGCTGCGATCGGTGACGCTTGGCCAGCGTGTCTTCACCGGCGTGCTGGTGGGCTTCGTGTTCCGTATTGCCCAGGACCTGCTGGGCCCATCCAGCCAGGTGTTCGGCTTCCCGCCTTTGCTTGCGGTGGTGCTGCCAGCCGGCATCTGTGCTGTGGCAGGCTTGTGGTTGTTGCGCCGCGCTGGATAA
- a CDS encoding RDD family protein — translation MSKPVLHPQGDFPPVGLGRRLAAVFYDFLLCTALLIVTAGLYKMVQMAIIGQQRMRELTEAGALDGDPLLSTVLLFVLFGFFAKFWTHGGQTLGMQVWGVRVQNADGSPITLWQALLRFVVSIASWLCLGLGFFWALVDKRKRSWHDIYSESQLVRVPKPKK, via the coding sequence ATGTCCAAGCCTGTGCTGCATCCCCAAGGTGATTTCCCTCCGGTCGGCCTCGGCAGGCGTCTGGCTGCGGTGTTCTATGATTTTTTGCTGTGCACGGCCTTGCTGATCGTCACCGCAGGCCTCTACAAGATGGTCCAGATGGCGATCATCGGCCAGCAGCGTATGCGCGAACTCACCGAAGCAGGCGCGCTGGACGGCGACCCTTTGCTGTCCACGGTGCTGCTGTTCGTGCTATTCGGTTTCTTCGCCAAGTTCTGGACCCATGGCGGGCAAACACTGGGCATGCAGGTCTGGGGCGTGCGTGTGCAGAACGCCGATGGCTCGCCCATCACGCTCTGGCAGGCGCTGTTGCGGTTTGTCGTTTCCATCGCCTCGTGGCTATGCCTGGGGCTGGGTTTCTTCTGGGCCCTGGTCGACAAGCGCAAACGCAGCTGGCACGACATCTACTCCGAGAGCCAACTGGTTCGAGTCCCCAAGCCGAAGAAATGA
- a CDS encoding cold-shock protein, which yields MSQRQNGTVKWFNDEKGFGFITPESGADLFVHFRAIEGNGFKSLKEGQKVTFEAVQGQKGMQADKVQVAE from the coding sequence ATGTCTCAGCGTCAGAACGGTACCGTCAAGTGGTTCAATGACGAAAAAGGTTTCGGCTTCATCACCCCAGAAAGCGGTGCTGATCTTTTCGTGCACTTCCGCGCCATCGAAGGCAACGGCTTCAAGAGCCTGAAAGAAGGCCAGAAAGTTACTTTTGAAGCCGTACAAGGCCAGAAAGGTATGCAGGCTGACAAGGTACAGGTAGCTGAATAA
- the gcvH gene encoding glycine cleavage system protein GcvH yields the protein MSELRFTDDHEWLRVEADGSVTIGITAYAQNALGDVVFVQLPELRHYEKGSEASTVESVKAASGVYMPLAGEVIEVNAQLEDSPELVNEDPLGEGWFFRFKPADASAVSALLDQGAYDRLLNANDDA from the coding sequence ATGAGCGAGTTGCGTTTCACCGACGACCACGAATGGCTGCGCGTAGAAGCCGATGGCAGCGTCACCATAGGGATCACCGCCTATGCCCAGAATGCACTGGGCGATGTGGTGTTCGTGCAGCTGCCGGAGCTGCGTCACTATGAAAAAGGCAGCGAAGCGTCCACCGTCGAGTCGGTCAAGGCTGCCAGCGGCGTGTACATGCCGCTGGCCGGCGAAGTGATTGAGGTCAACGCCCAGCTTGAAGATAGCCCCGAGCTGGTCAACGAGGACCCGCTGGGCGAAGGCTGGTTCTTCCGCTTCAAGCCTGCCGACGCCAGCGCTGTGAGCGCCCTGCTCGACCAGGGTGCCTACGACCGCCTGCTCAACGCCAACGACGACGCCTGA
- the gcvT gene encoding glycine cleavage system aminomethyltransferase GcvT: protein MSETLLKTPLHALHLELGARMVPFAGYDMPVQYPLGVLKEHLHTREQAGLFDVSHMGQVLLKGRDAASALETLVPVDIIDLPVGMQRYAMFTNEHGGILDDLMVANLGDETLLLVVNAACKDQDLAHLQRHIGQRCEVQPLFDQRALLALQGPAAVKVLQRLAHEVADMTFMQVRPVTLLGHPCWVSRSGYTGEDGYEISVPVAGAETLARELLKQPEVQPIGLGARDSLRLEAGLCLYGHDMSSDTSPVQANLVWAMSKPRRADGARAGGFPGAQAIFGQQREGVKRKRVGLLPQERTPVREGAEIVDAEGTLVGTICSGGFGPTLSAPVAMGYVDTEHAALDTLLYALVRGKKVALKVSKTPFVAPRYYRV from the coding sequence ATGTCCGAAACACTGCTCAAAACCCCACTGCATGCCCTGCACCTGGAACTGGGTGCGCGCATGGTGCCCTTCGCGGGCTACGACATGCCGGTGCAGTACCCTCTGGGCGTGCTCAAAGAGCACCTGCACACCCGTGAACAAGCCGGGTTGTTCGACGTCTCGCACATGGGGCAAGTTCTGCTCAAAGGTCGCGACGCTGCCAGTGCCCTGGAAACGCTGGTGCCGGTCGACATCATCGACCTGCCCGTTGGCATGCAGCGCTATGCCATGTTCACCAACGAACACGGGGGCATCCTCGACGACCTGATGGTCGCCAATCTGGGTGACGAAACACTGCTGCTGGTGGTGAACGCCGCCTGCAAGGATCAGGACCTGGCGCATCTGCAGCGGCATATCGGCCAACGTTGCGAGGTCCAGCCGCTGTTCGACCAGCGTGCCCTGCTCGCCTTGCAAGGGCCGGCAGCGGTCAAGGTTCTGCAGCGTCTGGCGCATGAAGTGGCTGACATGACGTTCATGCAGGTGCGTCCTGTCACGTTACTGGGCCATCCGTGCTGGGTCAGTCGGTCGGGTTACACCGGGGAGGATGGTTATGAGATCTCCGTGCCGGTGGCGGGCGCAGAGACGCTCGCCAGGGAGCTGCTCAAGCAGCCAGAGGTCCAGCCGATCGGCCTAGGGGCCCGTGACTCGTTGCGCCTGGAAGCTGGCCTGTGCCTGTATGGCCATGACATGAGCAGCGACACCTCGCCCGTGCAAGCCAACCTGGTGTGGGCAATGTCCAAGCCACGTCGGGCCGATGGTGCCCGTGCCGGCGGCTTTCCGGGCGCGCAGGCCATCTTCGGCCAGCAACGTGAGGGTGTAAAACGCAAGCGGGTTGGTTTGCTGCCCCAGGAACGCACACCTGTGCGCGAAGGCGCCGAGATTGTCGATGCAGAAGGTACCCTGGTCGGCACCATCTGCAGTGGCGGCTTTGGGCCCACACTCAGCGCCCCTGTGGCGATGGGGTATGTCGACACCGAACATGCCGCCCTGGACACGCTTTTATATGCCCTTGTGCGCGGTAAGAAGGTGGCCTTGAAAGTCAGTAAAACGCCGTTCGTAGCGCCCCGTTACTATCGCGTTTAA